The sequence ACCGACCAGCGTTTGTGAATCTTGCTGTACTAGAACACCAGTCCAGTAATAATCGGTAAAGGTTTTTTGTCCCTTGAGGACGCAGCATTCGGGGGAGAATTCTAGCTAAAACCAAAGATTTTACGTCCGAATGCTTTGTCCCTGTATGTAGGGGAATAAGAATCATCAATAAAAGCCTGCGAAAATACAAAGATTATAAAAGTTGTGGAGTATTACATGGCGAATCTGGAACATATTGATATCCTTTATGAGGGAGCGGATGCCTGGAATAATTGGAGGAAAGAAAGTCCTCAAATAAAGCCTGATATTAGTAAATGTGATTTATATAAAGTTTCTAGATACTGGATGTTTGCACATATTTCTATAACATCTAAAGAATTAAATTTTAGCGAGACAGATATGAGGGAAGTAAGGTTCAAAGGCATGAATGAATTCATCTTTGATTTCACTCATTCTAACCTAAGTAATGTTGATTTAAGCCAGAGAAAATTGAGATGGGCAAATCTGAACAATGCAGATTTAAGTTATGCACAACTAAGAGGTACAAATTTATTTAGAGCAAAATTAATTGATGCAAAACTAACTAATACCAATCTAACCCATGCCAATTTAATTGAGGCTGAACTAAACAATGCTGAGCTACATTATGCAAACTTGAATAAAGCTAAATTGTGCAGAGCTAAACTAATTAAGTCCAATCTGTATAAGGCAAATCTGTCTGGCGCTAAATTGGGTAATTCTGATATGAGGAATGCAGATTTGCGGGGAGCAGATCTCAGTAATACTAACTTATATAGTGTTAATATACAAAAAGCTTACTTTGATGAAGAAACCATTTTCCCTCAAGATTTTAATCCCCTCAATGCAGGAATGATATATTTAAGTGTAGATTATGAAAATTCTAACTTGATAGAAAAATTATTAATTAATAAGAAAGAAAAAAAATATATTAATCCTCCACCCCGACCAGGTCAAGTTGAATTTAGAGAGAATGTGCGTAAAGCCTATGATAACAAGTGCGCTATTTCAGGATGTGGCATAGAAGAGGTTTTACAGCAGATTGCAGGTAACTAGAGTACAGTCAAGTCAGTGCATCAAAGCGTAAAGATGAAACCTTACTCCATCGACTTTAGAGAAAAAGTAGTCAAAGCCTACGAGCAAGGAAACACCTCGATTAGAAAACTAGCAGCCCGGTTTGATGTCAGCAAAGCTTTTGTGCAGAGAATGCTCAAACAAAAGAAAATAGAAGGTCATGTAAAACCAGGAAAACAGGGCGGAAGCATCAAGAGTGAGTTACAAGGACAGGAAACTCAACTAAGTTTGATGGTGGAAAAATACCCAGACGCCACTTTGTCAGAATATTGTGAGTACTGGGGAGAAACCCACAATCAATGGGTCAGCACCAGTACTATGTGCCGTGCCTTGCAAAGAGAGCAACTGACACGAAAAAAAAGACGTTACGTAGCACTCAAGGGGCGACAGAAAGAGTACAAAAGCTAAGAGGTGAATATTGGGAGCAAGTAAAACAAATAGAGCCTGAAAATCTAGTATTTTTGGATGAAATGGGCGTTT is a genomic window of Microcoleus sp. AS-A8 containing:
- a CDS encoding pentapeptide repeat-containing protein, whose translation is MANLEHIDILYEGADAWNNWRKESPQIKPDISKCDLYKVSRYWMFAHISITSKELNFSETDMREVRFKGMNEFIFDFTHSNLSNVDLSQRKLRWANLNNADLSYAQLRGTNLFRAKLIDAKLTNTNLTHANLIEAELNNAELHYANLNKAKLCRAKLIKSNLYKANLSGAKLGNSDMRNADLRGADLSNTNLYSVNIQKAYFDEETIFPQDFNPLNAGMIYLSVDYENSNLIEKLLINKKEKKYINPPPRPGQVEFRENVRKAYDNKCAISGCGIEEVLQQIAGN
- a CDS encoding transposase, which produces MKPYSIDFREKVVKAYEQGNTSIRKLAARFDVSKAFVQRMLKQKKIEGHVKPGKQGGSIKSELQGQETQLSLMVEKYPDATLSEYCEYWGETHNQWVSTSTMCRALQREQLTRKKRRYVALKGRQKEYKS